A region of the bacterium genome:
TTGCCGAGGTGTCTTTAGCATCGGCGGTAAGTCGCACTTTTACTATAGAGTCGGCTTCCCATTCGCGCCCTTTTTCTAACAGGAACTGAGCTAACGGAATCAACGGTTTACCAGTCGGATCAGCCTGCGCCGCATCCCAAAGCGTTCGCTCCTTATATGAGGGGGAATTAATAATGGTCGCGATGTGCTTAGAAGCTTCTTTATTCTTCGGTTCGACTTTAAGGACCCGGCGAAACTGTTCCAACGCTTCAGTTTCCTTACCCTGCCAGTACTCCATTTCCCCTAAAAACAGCCGGGCACCGGCATGATCGGGTGAGTTTGCAAATATCTTCCCTAATTCACTGTTGGCTTCACCATATCGATGAGCCCATCCGTATTGCTTCGCTAACTCTAACCGGGCAACTTGATCACCTGATTTGTGTGACAGATAGCGCTTATACATCTCGATACAGCGTTCGGTTTGGTTAATGCCGCTAAGAAAACGGGCATACTCCAACAAATCGCTGGGGGAAGCATTGGGTGATTTTACTCTCGCTTCATAGTCTTTGATGATGTCGTTGCGCTTCTGCGTTTTCACCCCTTCGGCAATCATCGAGAACTTCAAGACGCGCGGATCATTCGGGAGCTCCTTACGCAGTATGATGATATGTTCGGTTGCCCGTTCGCGTTGTTTTAACTCCAACAGTAATTCTACGAGGAGAATTCTCGCCTCGCTGTCGTTTGGAGTAACTTTTAAGTACTCGTTGTACAAGGAAATCGCTTCCATGTACACGCCGTTTTTTTGCAGCGTTTTTGCCCGTAGTAGCATTTGTGGTGGCGTCTCCGCCAATGCAAACGATACCAGCAGTAGCAACACTCCCCACCAGTGTTTTTTTATCATCGTACGACTCAGCTGATCAGTTTAAAGTTGCGCGCCGACTCAGTAACAAATCCCAACAGGTCTTGCACGTTATCGCCATCCTGTGGGAATACTGCAATCGCATTTGAAATCAGAAGGTGCTTTCCAAGCTGAATATTCAGTCGAGCGCTGATTTCTGCTTTTACCTCACCGAATACGCGCCGTGTAAATGCTTCTGCGCCGTCACGGTCACAATCTTCCAACAACACGACCACTTTATCCATGCTGCGAGTTGCGGTATCGTTCAATCCGCGCAACGACGAACCGATAATTGACGCAATTCGTTTTACCAACTCCAATCCCTGCGGTAGGTTCGGGAGTCGAGTGATTTCAATCGTGTTAATCATTCGAAACGATACTAACGCAAATCGTCCTTGGTTTTGGTTGCAGCGCCAGATTTGCATATGCAACATATCTTTGAAAACAGTAAGCGAAATGAGATTATCGCTTCCCTTACTGGCATCGGTTTCGGCAAGTGAAGACGAATCCTCGGTAAAGTCTTCCGGCAAATCCATCGGAGCTGGTTTAGATGACCGCTTTTCAATAATTTCGTCGAAAGTGCCGTTACTTCTCAGGGTTTTTTCAAGAGCGCGAATCAAGTCGGATTTGATGAGCGGCTTCGTGAATAGACCATCACCACCGGATTGCTTGACATTTTGGTAGGTTAACTTCGTATTCCGGGGATCGGTAAGAATGAATACCGCTTGTTTTGGTTCGATCTCGCGAATTCGTTCAATGACACTGCGCCATTGGTAACCGGGATGATTCGCATTGAGTAGAATCAAATCGTAATCCATGTGGAGATGTTGTGCTGCCAATTCTTCCGCAGTGTCAAGGGAAATGATATGGCTGCCGGGTGAGAAGAAATCTTCCAGTTGTGCGGTCGTTTCGTCGTCGCTATCGAGTATGGCAATTTGTAACGGGACATCGGTCAATTGCGGACCAACCGGCTGCAAATCGGCAGTCGGCTTCGCACCGGGAGTACCGGGGGTGTCGAGAACAACACCAACACCATACTCAAATCTAACTTTATAAGAAACCGGGGGATTAATCGGATTCACCATTTTGTGAACGGTAAACATCCGTTGGAGACCGGTTTTCGCTGGAACATTCGACAGCGAAAATGATCCGACCGCGGCGTCTTCGATTAGTTCGGTGATTCGATTAGCCAATGGACTATTTGGTTCGCCGGTTGTTACAACGGTCGAAACATGCAACGCATCGAGCGAACTCATTAAAGAGTAGACATAGTTCGTAACATGCGGTTCGCGCGCCTTGGCAAGGAGGGGAATCAACGTATCAAATACCAGTCGGGTGCAATGGTAGGTCTTCACATACCGCTCAATTTCACCTAACAGATGAATCACGCCGCCCAACTGAAAATGTCCGCTGAGAATCTCTTTCGGATATTCCATCAAGATCAAGCGATTGTCCATCAAGTAGGGTTCAAGGGTGAGACCCATTGTCTCCGCTTTGAGAATAACGTTTTCGATCCGATCACTCGAAATCATGATACCATTTTCACCATTCTCCAAACCAGCCAGCAGAAATTGCAAGGCAACCGAGGTTCGTCCCGATTGTGCTGGCCCGCGAACAATGAAACTACGGTTCGAGTACAAGCCGCCATAGGCAGCATCCAAAAAGTCAAGACCGGAACTAATGCGTGTGTAAATCATCTTCTCTCCTAAATCAGCAGATCGCACGAACTGACTGTAAGTTCTGAACACAAGGTACAAGCGGCATGTTTTACAAACGGTCAAAGATGAGTGAGTTAAAACGTTTACTCTCCGTTTGTATGGAAGTGATGTGATTGCACACTGTTATAAATTCGTGTAAACATACTAAATACTGGCAATAGTATATATGAGTTTCTGCTCCATGAGGAGTAGAAACTGAATTTCACAAAAGTTTATAAAGACAATGTATGAATGGCTGAAATAGCCTTTCTGCCAAGCCCGATGATATTTTTTTTCGGTGGTTACTTTTCATTGCTGATTTAAACCGAAAAACAGTACATTTGAACAAGAGACAATTTTTCTGGAGGAATGATGTTACGAAGAGCTCTCTCTCTAATGCTGTTGGTGCTTCTTGCAACTTCGATTGCAGTGGCTGCTATCCATAAAGTTAATCCTCGGGTCGATGTTAACCGGAAGGCGACTGTGTTAACGGGAAACGAAGAGTTTCCTTTTGATGCGTTTGGATCACGCGACCCGGCTCAAGATCCTCCGCCAATGCTCGATACAATTGGGAACGTTTTCCGTGCTGGGCGAACATGGTACGACTGTCAGCATAACGGTACAATCGGTCGAATGCTTGAAATCGATAGTGCAACCGGTATTGTTCACATGTTCTGGATGCGGGGTATCGACAGTCTTGCCGCATCCCGGCAAGTGTTTTACAATGCTTTCGATCCTGCGACCTCGACCTACATGTTTGGAGCGAATGGACAACAAGTTCCTCCACAAACAATAACTCGTTCCGGGTTCACCTCGATGGCGCTGTATGGCGGAATTCCATTCCCGGCGTTTCATGAATCCAATTCACGTGCAGGAACCTTGACGACATCCAATGTTTACCACGATATCGAAGCCGGTGTAGGGGCATTCATCTCGGATAATCCTACGTCCTTAGTAACAGGAGTGGAAGCGATTTGGCCAAGGGTAGCAATATCTCGAAATGGGGCAGTACACGTAGTTTCCTGTGAAAGTACCCCTGCTGCCGCTGATCCGCAGCGTCAATGGTATCACCGTGGTATCTACGATCCGTTGAATACAACGATTACTTGGACGGCACCGGTGTTGTTACCCGGTACAACCGAAAACATTGCTGCCGATGTAGCCGGTTCCCGCTTGAGCAACAAAGCGGCGGTCGCGTGGATGCGTCCGATGGGATTGGATCAGGTTCCCCCGCCAGCCACCAACGTTCAAGTTTCTAATAATGTGGTCTATGCCGAATCGCAGGATGGCGTTACCTGGAATTTTAACAACTTTAATTACATGACGTACTGGCGAAATCCGAATGCGTCGTTATTGCCGGATACAACGGCCGCGAATCAAGATACTTTCCGTGCATACAACGATATAAATCTGGTGTATAGCCAGAATGACGTATTGTACGCAGCGTTTACAACCGGTTTATTCTACAATTGGGACGTTCACCAGACCGATTCGTTGGGACAAACGACCCCGCAGGACTCTTCCTACTATGTTTGGGGTCATTGCTGGTTCTGGCGCGCCGACGATCCACACCGGATCAATATGGCTGCTAGTGGTGGTTGGTACTGGTCGGATATTTATGCCAATCCCGGGGCTTGGAATCGAACCGCCCACCGTCCCAATCTCTCGGTAGCTCGCAATGGCGATATTTACATGATATTCGCTGCCTGC
Encoded here:
- a CDS encoding T9SS type A sorting domain-containing protein, which codes for MMLRRALSLMLLVLLATSIAVAAIHKVNPRVDVNRKATVLTGNEEFPFDAFGSRDPAQDPPPMLDTIGNVFRAGRTWYDCQHNGTIGRMLEIDSATGIVHMFWMRGIDSLAASRQVFYNAFDPATSTYMFGANGQQVPPQTITRSGFTSMALYGGIPFPAFHESNSRAGTLTTSNVYHDIEAGVGAFISDNPTSLVTGVEAIWPRVAISRNGAVHVVSCESTPAAADPQRQWYHRGIYDPLNTTITWTAPVLLPGTTENIAADVAGSRLSNKAAVAWMRPMGLDQVPPPATNVQVSNNVVYAESQDGVTWNFNNFNYMTYWRNPNASLLPDTTAANQDTFRAYNDINLVYSQNDVLYAAFTTGLFYNWDVHQTDSLGQTTPQDSSYYVWGHCWFWRADDPHRINMAASGGWYWSDIYANPGAWNRTAHRPNLSVARNGDIYMIFAACFDWNDSTMAQDVSLAGECNFDVFVTKSTDGGYRWVEPLNITRTRTPDAAAGACRSEHWPSTNRWTDNYVHVTYVTDYDAGWIFQTEGSWTNNDFNYHRVATSALPTTLHNHGPLMLSVGVDEPIATTELPKSFAIETNYPNPFNPTTDIVFSLNFQMEVQLAVYDIQGRQVAELTKGRMNAGKYKVTFDGRDLSSGVYFARLTANGVTSTRKMTLLK